The Arthrobacter sp. Marseille-P9274 DNA segment CTGGACGGCGGGACCTGGGACGTCGACAACAACGTCTGGGTCATCGGCCCTCCGAAGTGATCATTGAACATCGGTAATGGGAAATTCATTTCGCCAACTACTGATGTCCCAAAGCCGGTGCCGTTACGCGACAGTAAAAGCCGAGAACTTATGCAGGGGTCTGAATGAGAGGCTCGTGCCATAAGCTCGAGCCCTATCGCGTGGCTGTCCCGTTTGAGCATCCTCCAACGCTCCGCTCCCCCGATGGCAGTCTCCGCTCAGCAACGGCGCCAATCGACATATCCACGGTTATCGGTTACCCAAGGTCAGGCGGCTTGCCGCACGGGTCACTGGCGGGCCCCCTTTGCCATCTTGCATTGGCGACGGCGACCTCCGCCAATCGGGGTTGGATATGCACCCTTAGTTTGGCTGGTGGTTGGTGCCGGGGTGTATAGCCGTAGGCCCGGCGGAAGACATCGATGAATGCGCTGGTCGAGGACCAGCCGCAGCGGCGGGCGACCGAGATGCTCAGGCCGTCTGCCAGCATCCTCAACGCGTGGTAGAGATACAGCTGGTGCCCGCTAGGCCAGTGAGCCGGGGCCTAACGCAATTCAGGATGCGCGGGGAGGAATATGAACTGTGGTTTGGGCCGTATGTTCTTGCCGCCGGCGGACATCCCCTAAGATACAAGGCGTGCGCAATAAACGGCTTGTGCATGGATCTCGACTCCGCGGCCCCATGTAGTTTAAGGAGAGCACTTTGGCAGACCTGTTCGATCCCCTGGTTCTTGGAGACTTGACGCTGCCGAACCGCGTGATTATGTCTCCTCTGACTCGCTGCAGGACGGGGGTCGACCGCGTGCCCAATGACCTTATGGCGGAGTACTACGCGCAGCGGGCTGGCGCCGGGCTGATCATCAGTGAGGCGACTGTCGTGAGCGAGCAAGGCATTGGCTACCCAAATACGCCGGGAATCTGGAACAGTGCGCAAGTGGACGGGTGGACCCAGGTGACGGAAGCTGTCCATGCCGCCGGCGGGCGGATTTTCCTTCAACTGTGGCATGTCGGACGGGTCTCGGATCCGGTGTACTTTGACGGTGAATTGCCCGTAGCACCGAGTGCGATCAGACCTGCCGGCCGGGTGCGGCAGGTACGGCCCCACCGTGAATATGTCACGCCGCGCCCATTGACGACGGATGAGATCCCGGGCATTGTCGAGGATTTCCGCCGTGGAGCCGAGAACGCGAGGCGGGCTGGATTCGACGGTGTGGAAATCCATGCAGCGAACGGCTACCTCATCGATCAGTTCCTTCAGGACTCCACCAACCAGCGCACGGACCGCTACGGCGGCAGCCTGGAAAACCGCGCCCGTTTCCTGATGGAAATCACCGACGCCGTCACATCGGTGTGGGAACCGGGCCGGGTCGGGGTCCATCTGCGACCCCGCGGCGAGGAACACGATATGGGCGACAGCGATGCGCAGGCGCTTTTTGGCTATGTCGCCGAGCAATTGGGCAGCCGCAACATTGCTTTCCTGTTCATCCGCGAAATCGAGGCCGCGGACAGCCAGCTGACAAGGATGAAGAAACTGTTCGGCGGAGCGGTCATCGCCAATGAAGAAATGGACTATGCCGACGCGCAGCGCCTCCTCATGTCGGGTTCTGCGGATGCCGTGGGCTTCGGCCGGCTCTACATTGCCAATCCGGACCTGGCAGAAAGACTGGCCCTCGGAGCCGACCTCAACCCGCCCATCCCGCAAACCTTCTATGCGGAGGGCGCCCTTGGTTACACCGACTATCCTGCCCTCGTTTCCAGATAGCCCGGGTACCCGGCGAAAGGTGCAGCAATGGCATTTGCGGACGACGCGGTAGAGATCCGCGCCCAGGGATGGCTGCGCGTGGCCCTGTTTCACGCCTTGTTAGAGCGTTCTTTGGAGACCGCACTCCAAGACGCCGTGGGTCTTTCGGCCTCCGAGTACACGGTCCTGGAAGTACTCAGCCGGCAGCGCGGAGTTCACCATATGCGCATGCATCAGCTCTCCCGGGCCACCGCCATGTCACAGAGCGCGACCACGCGCCTTGTGAACAGGCTCGAGGCCCGTGGTTACCTCGCCCGGTTCCTTTGTGTGGACGATCGCCGCGGCATTTACACTGAACTCACCGATTCCGGTACGGAACTCCTGGCCAAGGCCCGGCCTGTACACGACAACGCGCTGCTTTCGGCCCTGGC contains these protein-coding regions:
- a CDS encoding alkene reductase → MADLFDPLVLGDLTLPNRVIMSPLTRCRTGVDRVPNDLMAEYYAQRAGAGLIISEATVVSEQGIGYPNTPGIWNSAQVDGWTQVTEAVHAAGGRIFLQLWHVGRVSDPVYFDGELPVAPSAIRPAGRVRQVRPHREYVTPRPLTTDEIPGIVEDFRRGAENARRAGFDGVEIHAANGYLIDQFLQDSTNQRTDRYGGSLENRARFLMEITDAVTSVWEPGRVGVHLRPRGEEHDMGDSDAQALFGYVAEQLGSRNIAFLFIREIEAADSQLTRMKKLFGGAVIANEEMDYADAQRLLMSGSADAVGFGRLYIANPDLAERLALGADLNPPIPQTFYAEGALGYTDYPALVSR
- a CDS encoding MarR family winged helix-turn-helix transcriptional regulator, encoding MAFADDAVEIRAQGWLRVALFHALLERSLETALQDAVGLSASEYTVLEVLSRQRGVHHMRMHQLSRATAMSQSATTRLVNRLEARGYLARFLCVDDRRGIYTELTDSGTELLAKARPVHDNALLSALAEAEALPELVPLLDLFGPRPQQPGPGEE